In Stenotrophomonas sp. ESTM1D_MKCIP4_1, a single genomic region encodes these proteins:
- a CDS encoding M23 family metallopeptidase, with the protein MRLSQLIVLGVLLGLGAGWWLRRDAGERVAVAPPAAPPAMATAPLKEPVTLQAKAPPIEATPAAAQTGDAPTGLLLPVQGILPSQLRDTFTDARSEGRVHDAIDIMADAGTPVLAVADGTVEKLFDSERGGLTIYQFEPSGRWCYYYAHLQRYADGLAEKQAIKRGEVIGYVGSTGNASAEAPHLHFEVHVLGPEKQWWKGESINPYPLLQAAGR; encoded by the coding sequence ATGCGTCTTTCGCAGCTGATCGTGCTGGGTGTTCTGCTGGGCCTGGGTGCAGGCTGGTGGCTGCGCCGCGATGCCGGTGAGCGGGTGGCCGTTGCCCCGCCTGCAGCGCCGCCAGCGATGGCCACGGCGCCGTTGAAAGAGCCGGTAACGCTGCAGGCAAAGGCACCACCGATCGAAGCCACACCGGCAGCCGCGCAGACCGGAGATGCGCCGACGGGGCTGCTGTTGCCGGTGCAGGGCATCCTGCCCTCGCAGCTGCGCGACACCTTCACCGATGCGCGCAGCGAGGGGCGCGTGCACGATGCGATCGACATCATGGCCGACGCCGGCACGCCGGTGCTGGCCGTGGCCGATGGCACAGTCGAAAAGCTGTTCGACAGCGAGCGCGGTGGCCTGACGATCTACCAGTTCGAGCCCAGCGGACGCTGGTGTTACTACTACGCGCACCTGCAGCGTTACGCCGATGGCTTGGCCGAAAAGCAGGCCATCAAGCGCGGGGAAGTGATCGGCTACGTCGGCAGCACCGGCAATGCCAGCGCCGAGGCCCCGCACCTGCATTTCGAGGTGCACGTGCTGGGCCCGGAGAAGCAATGGTGGAAGGGCGAATCGATCAACCCGTATCCGTTGCTG